A stretch of the Photobacterium sp. CCB-ST2H9 genome encodes the following:
- a CDS encoding nucleoside triphosphate pyrophosphatase: MTQLYLASGSPRRKELLSQLGYPFEILSLDVEECHQAGETPAEYVQRLSLDKAMAGVRATDGNIPVVGSDTIVVVDEQILEKPRDFAHSYEMLMLLSGRSHQVMTAVSVATQTRQVTRLVVTEVWFRPLTEQDIRDYWQSGEPRDKAGSYAIQGIGGKFIPRIEGSYHAVVGLPLVETDALIRDFIAH, translated from the coding sequence ATGACACAACTGTATCTGGCATCCGGCTCACCACGTCGTAAAGAATTACTGTCCCAACTCGGATATCCTTTCGAGATTCTTTCCCTGGATGTGGAAGAGTGCCATCAGGCCGGGGAAACACCGGCAGAATATGTGCAGCGCCTGTCACTGGATAAAGCGATGGCCGGTGTCCGTGCTACCGATGGAAATATCCCGGTCGTCGGCTCAGACACGATCGTGGTTGTTGATGAGCAGATTCTTGAAAAACCGAGGGATTTTGCGCACAGCTACGAGATGCTCATGTTATTATCCGGACGAAGTCATCAGGTCATGACAGCGGTGTCTGTCGCGACGCAGACACGCCAGGTCACCAGGCTTGTGGTGACTGAGGTCTGGTTCCGGCCACTGACCGAGCAGGATATCCGGGATTACTGGCAAAGCGGTGAACCCCGGGATAAAGCCGGCAGTTATGCCATTCAGGGGATTGGCGGGAAATTTATTCCCCGTATCGAAGGAAGCTACCATGCTGTAGTTGGCCTGCCGTTGGTGGAAACTGATGCGCTGATCCGTGATTTTATAGCCCACTAA
- the mreC gene encoding rod shape-determining protein MreC produces MKPIFGRGPSLQWRLFLALLLSVGLMFADRRLDAFAQVRYVLNSAVAPLQYAANLPREILDGLSSQLSSHQRLLAENKALKRDLLVLQSDVLLLDQLQQENQRLRELLGSPFVRDERKMVAEVMAVDSDPYSHQVMIDKGHVDGVYEGQPVINDKGIVGQVSYVGAHNSRVLLLIDPTHAIPVQVVRNDIRVIASGSGEQDQIQLEHVPSSTDIKVGDLLVTSGLGGRYPEGYPVARVTEFSFDNKRPFAQIKAMPTVQFDRLRYLLLVWPTDRERQVITKGESVDG; encoded by the coding sequence ATGAAACCTATCTTTGGCAGAGGTCCTTCTCTGCAATGGCGCCTGTTTCTTGCCTTGTTACTGTCGGTCGGCCTGATGTTTGCCGACCGTCGTCTTGATGCTTTCGCTCAGGTTCGTTATGTCCTGAACTCGGCGGTTGCGCCACTGCAATACGCTGCAAATCTTCCTCGCGAAATTCTGGACGGACTTTCCAGTCAGCTGAGCTCTCATCAGCGGTTACTGGCAGAAAACAAAGCGCTTAAGCGTGATTTACTGGTGCTGCAGAGCGATGTGCTTTTGCTGGACCAGCTGCAACAGGAAAACCAGCGACTCCGTGAACTGCTGGGTTCGCCTTTCGTGCGTGATGAACGCAAGATGGTGGCCGAAGTCATGGCCGTCGACTCCGATCCGTACAGTCATCAGGTGATGATCGATAAAGGCCATGTCGATGGGGTTTATGAAGGTCAGCCTGTGATTAACGACAAAGGGATTGTGGGTCAGGTGTCTTATGTCGGTGCCCATAACAGCCGGGTACTGCTGTTGATTGACCCGACGCATGCGATCCCGGTGCAGGTGGTGCGGAACGACATTCGTGTGATTGCTTCCGGCAGCGGTGAACAGGACCAGATTCAGCTGGAACATGTGCCAAGCAGCACCGATATTAAGGTCGGCGATCTGTTGGTGACTTCTGGTCTGGGCGGTCGTTATCCTGAAGGTTATCCGGTTGCACGGGTCACTGAGTTCTCGTTCGACAATAAACGGCCTTTTGCACAAATTAAAGCGATGCCGACCGTGCAGTTCGATCGATTGCGCTATCTGCTGCTGGTCTGGCCGACCGACAGAGAAAGACAAGTCATAACCAAAGGAGAATCGGTCGATGGCTAA
- the mreD gene encoding rod shape-determining protein MreD has protein sequence MANTRANGILLIWLSFVVALILQAAPWPGQFEAFRPSWVMLVAFYWVLALPHRVNVGTALVLGLIWDLLLGSTLGIRGMMMSVVCYIVALNFQVMRNLSLWQQAMIVALLSLAGKLVEFWAEYLIVEIEFDPNRLWAVLLNFLLWPWLFLFLRRIRRKFSIR, from the coding sequence ATGGCTAATACTCGAGCCAATGGCATTCTGCTGATTTGGCTGTCGTTTGTGGTTGCGCTGATTTTACAGGCAGCCCCGTGGCCGGGACAGTTTGAGGCCTTCCGGCCTTCCTGGGTGATGCTGGTGGCATTTTACTGGGTGCTGGCCCTGCCGCATCGGGTCAATGTGGGGACCGCGCTGGTGCTGGGGCTGATCTGGGATTTGCTGCTCGGCTCAACCCTGGGAATCCGCGGCATGATGATGTCCGTGGTGTGCTATATTGTCGCGCTGAATTTTCAGGTGATGCGTAACCTGTCATTGTGGCAACAGGCGATGATCGTGGCTTTGTTATCACTGGCGGGCAAACTGGTCGAATTCTGGGCGGAATATCTGATCGTCGAAATCGAGTTCGATCCAAACCGGCTGTGGGCTGTGTTACTTAATTTCCTGCTCTGGCCGTGGCTGTTTCTGTTTTTGCGCCGTATTCGCCGTAAGTTTTCAATTCGTTAA
- the mreB gene encoding rod shape-determining protein MreB — protein MFKKLRGMFSNDLSIDLGTANTLIYVKGQGIVLDEPSVVAIRQDRAGATKSVAAVGHEAKQMLGRTPGNIAAIRPMKDGVIADFYVTEKMLQHFIKQVHDNSVLRPSPRVLVAVPCGSTQVERRAIRESAQGAGAREVYLIDEPMAAAIGAGLPVSEATGSMVIDIGGGTTEVAVISLNGVVYSSSVRIGGDRFDEAIINYVRRNYGSLIGEATAERIKHEIGSAYPGDEVREIEVRGRNLAEGVPRSFTLNSNEILEALQEPLTGIVSAVMVALEQCPPELASDISERGMVLTGGGALLRDLDRLLTEETGIPVVVAEDPLTCVARGGGKALEMIDMHGGDLFSED, from the coding sequence ATGTTTAAAAAACTTCGTGGCATGTTTTCTAATGACCTGTCTATTGACCTGGGTACTGCCAATACCCTGATTTATGTCAAAGGACAGGGGATCGTTCTCGATGAACCATCAGTGGTCGCCATTCGCCAGGATCGCGCCGGAGCAACCAAGAGTGTCGCGGCCGTTGGCCACGAAGCCAAACAGATGCTTGGTCGTACGCCGGGCAATATCGCGGCAATTCGTCCGATGAAAGACGGTGTGATCGCCGACTTTTACGTCACAGAGAAGATGCTTCAGCACTTTATCAAGCAAGTTCACGACAATAGTGTTTTGCGTCCGAGTCCGCGTGTACTGGTCGCCGTTCCTTGCGGTTCAACGCAGGTTGAACGTCGTGCTATCCGTGAATCTGCACAGGGTGCGGGTGCCCGTGAAGTTTACCTGATCGACGAGCCGATGGCGGCAGCGATCGGTGCGGGCCTGCCTGTTTCTGAAGCGACAGGTTCGATGGTGATCGATATCGGTGGTGGTACGACTGAAGTTGCCGTGATCTCCCTGAACGGTGTGGTTTATTCGTCTTCTGTGCGCATCGGTGGTGACCGTTTCGACGAAGCGATTATCAACTATGTTCGCCGTAACTACGGCAGCCTGATCGGTGAAGCAACCGCTGAACGTATCAAGCACGAAATCGGTTCTGCATATCCGGGTGATGAAGTTCGTGAAATCGAAGTTCGCGGTCGTAACCTGGCTGAAGGTGTGCCACGCAGCTTCACCCTGAACTCGAATGAAATTCTGGAAGCGCTGCAAGAGCCGCTGACCGGTATTGTCTCTGCAGTCATGGTAGCCCTGGAGCAGTGTCCGCCAGAATTGGCTTCTGATATCTCTGAGCGTGGTATGGTTCTGACCGGCGGTGGTGCACTGCTGCGTGATTTGGACCGTCTGCTGACGGAAGAAACCGGTATTCCTGTTGTTGTTGCTGAAGACCCACTGACCTGTGTTGCTCGTGGGGGCGGTAAAGCGCTGGAAATGATCGATATGCATGGTGGCGATCTATTCAGCGAAGACTAA